A section of the Anoplolepis gracilipes unplaced genomic scaffold, ASM4749672v1 Contig20, whole genome shotgun sequence genome encodes:
- the LOC140675671 gene encoding uncharacterized protein isoform X3 — MIKVIFIALCCLFLVKSTISLKCKTGVQQTNQFRKILQVCKKRSSDNNYSHDSSLNGEDNNDDDENDDSLGANIDTKFFLIGGNKFYNTQSWEDSNNNRNRWNDQRNGNNQHHSFNYTNGNRKNARYPDHSSNREKSLSGSNNHDFDYSDVRSSYDQMFNTNSKNNKEQEACLIQCFFNELNIVDQKGFPKQDLIIQLMTHNLHNLELQDFIVEGIIECFDYLDLDMRQDKCYYSQNLLTCLNEKGKKRCEDWHNY; from the exons ATGATCAAAGTGATTTTTATTGCACTGTGTTGCTTGTTTCTGGTAAAATCAACGATC TCGTTAAAATGCAAAACAGGTGTCCAACAGACAAATCAATTCCGAAAGATCCTGCAAGTTTGCAAGAAACGATCgagtgataataattatagccATGACTCCTCACTGAATGGTGAAGACAACAATGATGATGATGAGAATGATGACTCTTTGGGTGCTAATATTGACACAAAATTCTTCTTGATTGGTGGAAATAAATTCTACAACACGCAATCTTGGGAGGATTCAAATAACAATCG aaatcgGTGGAACGATCAGAGAAATGGTAACAATCAACACCATTCTTTCAATTATACAAACGGAAACAGGAAAAATGCACGTTATCCTGATCATAGTAGCAACAGAGAGAAGTCTCTCTCTGGTAGCAACAATCACGACTTCGATTACTCCGATGTCAGATCAAGTTATGATCAAATGTTTAACAccaattctaaaaataacaagGAACAAGAAGCG TGTCTTATCCAGTGCTTCTTTAACGAATTAAATata gtgGATCAAAAGGGCTTCCCTAAGCAGGACTTGATTATTCAGCTTATGAcacataatttacataatttggaGTTGCAGGATTTTATAGTCGAAGGCATTATAGAGTGTTTTGATTATTTGGATTTAGACATGAGGCAAGACAAGTGTTACTATTCACAAAATCTTCTAACTTGCCTGAATGAAAAGGGAAAGAAA AGATGTGAGGATTGGCATAATTATTAA